One genomic window of Verrucomicrobiia bacterium includes the following:
- a CDS encoding glycosyltransferase, with amino-acid sequence MNILMMSNTYFPITGGLEKSIQSFARQFRKMGHKVLIAAPEYPGVSKKEYGVARIPAIQNFKGTDFSVNLPIPGIVEKFIEVFRPDIIHAHHPFFMGDMAMRVAGQYNIPLVFTYHIMFEQYTDYFPLNSETGKNFVIELATGYANLCDHVIVPSESVREMLIERKVKTPVWVVPTGVDTKAFRKGDRAGMRRRLKIPKDAFTAGYTGRVSPEKNLEYLGRAVSLFLKRQKNARFLVVGKGSYSEPLEKLFRGQGVLDRVHFAGVLRGRKLVDAYHAMDAFAFASQSETQGMVVTEAMAAGLPVAALDGPGVREVVKNRANGRLLPAGARPESFVKALEGLMREKDESMRAAALATAESFSMENCALKALHAYQSVKTRRRFSKRIHRPWETVMNRIKTEWEMLANLGKAAGTALAEAAAAPLHVPAGAAKRKKGKAPAGKSTLVRTQEMDEASVLA; translated from the coding sequence GTGAACATCCTGATGATGAGCAACACTTATTTCCCGATCACGGGCGGGCTTGAAAAGTCCATTCAGTCATTCGCGCGGCAGTTCCGGAAAATGGGGCACAAGGTGCTGATCGCGGCGCCGGAATATCCCGGGGTTTCGAAAAAAGAATACGGGGTGGCCCGCATTCCCGCGATCCAGAATTTCAAGGGTACGGACTTTTCGGTGAACCTGCCGATCCCGGGCATTGTGGAAAAATTCATCGAGGTGTTCCGGCCGGACATCATCCATGCGCATCATCCGTTCTTCATGGGGGACATGGCCATGCGCGTGGCCGGGCAGTACAACATCCCGCTGGTGTTCACCTATCACATCATGTTCGAGCAGTACACGGACTATTTCCCGTTGAACTCCGAGACCGGAAAAAATTTCGTGATCGAGCTGGCCACGGGCTATGCCAATTTATGCGACCATGTCATCGTGCCGAGCGAAAGCGTGCGTGAAATGCTGATCGAGCGGAAGGTGAAGACGCCGGTGTGGGTCGTTCCCACGGGCGTCGACACCAAGGCCTTCCGGAAAGGCGACCGCGCGGGAATGCGGCGGCGCCTCAAAATTCCCAAAGACGCTTTCACGGCCGGCTATACGGGCCGCGTCTCGCCGGAAAAAAATCTCGAGTATCTGGGCCGTGCGGTTTCGCTTTTTCTGAAGCGGCAGAAAAACGCCCGGTTCCTCGTGGTGGGCAAGGGCTCTTACTCCGAGCCCCTCGAAAAACTTTTCCGCGGGCAGGGCGTCCTCGACCGGGTGCATTTCGCGGGCGTGCTCCGGGGCCGCAAGCTCGTGGATGCTTATCACGCCATGGACGCGTTCGCGTTCGCGTCCCAAAGCGAGACTCAGGGCATGGTCGTTACCGAAGCCATGGCGGCCGGGCTCCCGGTGGCCGCGCTCGACGGCCCGGGCGTGAGGGAAGTCGTGAAGAACCGCGCCAACGGCCGGCTTCTGCCCGCGGGCGCGCGGCCTGAAAGTTTTGTCAAGGCGCTCGAAGGGCTGATGCGCGAAAAAGACGAGAGCATGCGCGCGGCGGCGCTGGCCACCGCCGAGAGTTTTTCCATGGAAAACTGCGCGCTCAAGGCCCTTCACGCGTACCAGAGCGTCAAAACGCGGCGGCGTTTTTCCAAACGGATCCATCGTCCCTGGGAAACGGTGATGAACCGCATCAAGACCGAATGGGAAATGCTCGCCAATCTCGGGAAAGCCGCGGGAA